From one Liolophura sinensis isolate JHLJ2023 chromosome 10, CUHK_Ljap_v2, whole genome shotgun sequence genomic stretch:
- the LOC135476353 gene encoding insulin-like growth factor-binding protein complex acid labile subunit produces MSPLIPAPTMTSLTMFCCVAGLGLWMAVTSYSASAQVTDLCPTGCRCGPVENPFTYETVFTIGCSNLTLTEVMEFRGGEKVDVLDLSGHRISVLKNGAFKGIKPKKILLQNNNISVIEPEAFTDVALVAEKLDLSTNNLFHLPQGLENMSALKTLKLAGNRKLKLVKGSFRGLMSLETLDLDQCFLSEIPDGTFGDVGGTLRKLHLSGNKLTIIPVSLQQLRKVEEIDLDNNPITSISAHAFRGMEKLKKLTLNRNEFSKPDSLHPLAFVDVALTLEDLDFYHSRMTVCPTEALSPLRKLRTLGFDANEIKAFPPKAFQTLDSLTKLVLDGNKFNFTEDMFVGITDTLTKLSIRGMGLTQLPVRELAALDHLQWLDASANNFKTLPDNFTRGIHANRYTLEHMKVTDISAKAFSGKDRTVHLDLEDNKIKRLDFVADPCMFEYVAVSENPLFCDCHSLHVASHSHIILSGMCKGPPPFANMDVSGVPFKKLAQKKCANNAKTMEIVCPAIKSHSKSTGISVKHSLTLLMTSLMTLLALTFYM; encoded by the coding sequence ATGTCACCTCTAATTCCAGCCCCTACCATGACAAGCCTGACGATGTTCTGCTGTGTGGCTGGGCTAGGGTTGTGGATGGCAGTCACTTCGTATTCCGCCTCTGCTCAAGTGACAGACTTGTGTCCAACCGGATGTAGATGTGGTCCTGTAGAAAATCCATTCACATATGAAACGGTGTTTACCATTGGCTGTTCCAATTTAACCTTGACAGAGGTCATGGAGTTTCGTGGCGGAGAGAAAGTAGATGTTCTAGACTTATCTGGTCATAGGATATCCGTTTTAAAAAATGGTGCTTTCAAAGGAATAAAGCCCAAAAAGATATTACTTCAGAACAATAATATTTCTGTGATAGAACCGGAAGCATTTACTGATGTGGCCCTGGTCGCGGAAAAACTTGACCTCTCTACCAATAACCTTTTTCATTTACCCCAAGGATTGGAAAATATGTCAGCTTTGAAAACCTTGAAACTAGCCGGAAACAGGAAGTTAAAGCTTGTGAAAGGTTCATTCCGGGGATTGATGTCATTAGAGACGTTGGATTTGGACCAGTGTTTCCTGTCCGAGATTCCTGATGGCACATTCGGCGACGTCGGAGGAACGCTTCGCAAACTCCATTTGTCTGGCAACAAATTGACTATCATACCAGTCTCGCTACAACAACTACGGAAAGTGGAGGAAATCGACTTGGATAACAACCCCATTACGTCTATTTCGGCACACGCCTTCAGAGGCatggaaaagttgaaaaaactAACCCTGAACCGAAATGAGTTCAGCAAACCCGATAGCCTCCATCCGCTGGCTTTCGTTGACGTCGCTCTCACTTTGGAGGATTTGGACTTCTACCACAGCCGGATGACGGTTTGTCCCACTGAGGCACTCTCTCCGCTGAGAAAGTTACGAACTCTTGGCTTCGACGCCAACGAAATCAAGGCTTTTCCACCTAAGGCTTTCCAGACGTTGGATTCCTTAACGAAACTCGTCCTGGACGGGAACAAGTTTAACTTCACCGAGGATATGTTTGTGGGAATTACGGACACACTGACCAAGCTGAGCATCCGGGGCATGGGCTTAACACAGCTTCCGGTACGCGAACTAGCCGCCTTGGACCATTTACAATGGCTTGACGCCTCGGCCAACAACTTCAAGACACTGCCAGATAATTTCACGCGCGGCATACACGCAAATCGTTACACACTCGAACACATGAAAGTCACGGATATCTCCGCGAAGGCGTTTTCGGGGAAAGACAGAACGGTTCATCTCGATCTTGAAGACAACAAAATCAAAAGGTTGGACTTCGTGGCAGATCCGTGTATGTTTGAGTATGTTGCTGTGTCAGAAAATCCCCTGTTTTGCGACTGTCACTCTCTACACGTCGCCTCTCATTCTCACATCATCCTATCAGGTATGTGCAAAGGACCCCCTCCTTTCGCCAATATGGACGTTTCCGGGGTGCCTTTCAAAAAACTTGCTcagaaaaaatgtgcaaataatGCAAAAACGATGGAAATTGTCTGTCCTGCGATTAAGTCACATTCAAAGTCTACTGGTATTTCTGTCAAACACTCCTTGACTTTGCTAATGACgtcactaatgactttactggcATTGACGTTTTACATGTGA